From one Rosa rugosa chromosome 4, drRosRugo1.1, whole genome shotgun sequence genomic stretch:
- the LOC133745331 gene encoding EG45-like domain containing protein, which translates to MERMGFKIRVLMVVMVAVVICLPSVTFAAQGTATFYTPPYVPSSCYGYQNDGVMIAAASDVIWGNRAACGRKYRVKCIGGTNQGVPQPCKGNSVVVKIVDYCPPGCHGTIDLSKEAFSAIANPDAGKINIEYTQV; encoded by the exons ATGGAAAGAATGGGATTCAAAATCCGTGTTCTcatggtggtgatggtggctGTGGTTATATGTCTTCCCTCAGTCACGTTTGCTGCCCAGGGAACTGCCACCTTCTATACACCTCCCTATGTTC CTTCGTCATGCTATGGATACCAGAACGATGGGGTGATGATAGCTGCAGCAAGCGATGTCATTTGGGGAAACAGAGCGGCTTGTGGAAGAAAGTATAGAGTGAAATGCATTGGAGGCACTAACCAAGGTGTACCACAACCTTGCAAGGGTAACAGCGTTGTCGTAAAGATTGTCGATTATTGTCCTCCTGGATGCCATGGAACTATAGATCTCTCCAAAGAAGCATTTTCTGCCATTGCGAATCCTGATGCTGGAAAAATCAACATTGAGTATACTCA GGTTTGA